The Deinococcus puniceus genome segment GTCCACGCCTGCCGGGGTCAGTTTGAGGCTGGCGTCGGGGGCGGTGTGGAGGGTCAGGAAGGCTCCGGGCTGCACAAATTCGGGCTTCACGGCCACGAGGTCGCGCCCCAGCATAATCGCTTGCTGCTTGGTCAGGTCACCCACCACGCGCACGCTGGTATCGGGGCGGGTGGTGTTCACCGCCGCATTGCCGCTCACGATCCACGCCTGATTACCCGCGCTGCTGTTCAGCGTCTGGTCAGGGCCGGGGTCTTTGGTGTCGCCCTGATGCACGATAAAATTCAGCTTGCCCCAGCCCTCTTTCATAAGCACGTCCCAATACACGCCAAAGCTGTTTTTGCCCGTCTGGGCCAATGGCGCAGTCCATTCGGTGGGTTTGGTGGTGTCTTCCCACACATGCAGGCCCCAGCCGTCGTATTTGCCGTCTGGGCGGTAGTAGTTGATGCGGGCGGTATTGGCGGGCACAGGCGGGTCGTTCAGGGCGGCGGGTGCGCCGTAGGCAAAGGCTTCCTTGCCGCTGGTCACGGTCACTTCGCGGCCTTTGCTCAGGTCTGCCGACATGTCCGGGCCGGGGTCTTTTTCATCGCCCTTATGCACAATAAAGTTCACTTTGGCGGCCCCCGCCTTCAGCGGTACGTCCCAGTAAGCGCCGCCTGCGTCTTTGCCCGTCTGTACCAGCGGTTTGACCCATTCGGTGGGTGTGGTGGTGTCTTCCCAGACATGCAGGCCCCAGCCCTCGTAGTTGCCGTCGGGCCGCACGTAGCGCACGCGCAGCACGTTGTCGGGGATGGGTTGGGCGGCAGAGACGGGAGCAGCGGCAGGCGCAGCAGCTTGGGCCACCGTTTGCGCCGCAGCCTGCGCCACAGGTGCTTTGCTGGCGTCCACGTTCAGCGCCGCACCTTTGGCATAGGCCACCAGCGTGCCGCCCGATTTCAGAAACAGCTCGCGGCCTTTGCTGAGGTCGAGCCACAAGTCGGAATCCGGGCTTTTTTCGTCGCCCTTATGCACGATGAACCCGACTTTCTGGGCGTTGGGCTTGAGGGCCACGTCAAAATACACCCCGAAGTCGTCTTTGCCCGCTTGGGCGAGGGGCGCAGTCCATTCGGTGGGTTTGGCGGTGTCTTCCCAGAGGTGCAGGCCCCAGCCGGTGTACGCGCCATCAGCCCGCTGATAATGAATCCGGGCCGTATTTTGGGGCAAAGAGGTTTGCGCCGCCGCCGAAGCAGCCAGCGCGAGCGTCATCAGCGTCGCCAATCGTTTCATGTGTGCCCAAGATTGTAGCGGTTCCATAGAGGCCGGGGCGTGAGCGGCAGGGGCTTAAGCTGGCCTTTATTTGGCCCAGAAGTTGGCCCACTCCCAACTCTGCTTTACGTGCAGCACACACGCCCGCCCTACAGCAGTTCTAGCCTTGCGCCATGACCGGACACACCAGCAACGAGCAGATGGGCCTGACCATCGAGGGTGAAGCGCCACAAGACCGCAGCACGGATTCGGAGAGCGCCACGCGCCCGCCCATTCCCAATGATCCCGCCGAACGCGCAGGCGTGGTGCAGGACAGCCCCGGCGTCACCGATACCCACGTGATGCTGGGCGGGAATCTGGACGAACAGGGCAATTACCGCTCCGAAAGTACGTTGATAGAAGACAAGCCTGCTGACAAGTAGGGGTTGAGTGAGGGCACGATAACAGCGCTGGAGCTTTCGGCCCCAGCGCTGTAGTGTTCTGTGTCAATCTCTCAGCGCACGTCCACGAGTTCTACATCGAAGACCAGCGTCGCGCCGCCGGGAATCACGCCGGGAACGCCCGCGTCGCCGTAGCCGAGGTGGGCGGGGATGGTCAAGCGGGCCTTGTCGCCCACGCGCAGTTGGGCAATGCCCTGATCCCATCCGGCGATCACGTAGCCCACGCCCAGCGGGAACTCTATCGGCTCGCCCCGGTCACGAGAAGAATCGAACTTTTGGCCGTTTTCCAGCGTGCCCGTATAGTGAACGCGCACCATTTTGCCGGGCTGGGCGGGCGTGCCTGCGCCCTCTTCGTACTTGTCCACAATCAATTCCTGAGCCGTCATGGCAGCTAGCGTACTGCCCGCACCATCCATGCCCCCCAAATCTGAAGCGGGTATGAAGAAAGACCGCCCGTTCAATTAAATGAACCCTCTGGCCCTTCTCATCAACGCTGAGCTGCTCTACAGGCTCATCCACCCCGCTGCTAGCATGGCCCGTGTGACGCCCCCTTCTTCCACTCGCACTGGTGCTGAAATGAGTGCTGCCGGGCTGCGGGCCTTTGTCCGAATCTGGGTGTTAGGGGCGCTGCTTCCGGTCTACCTGCTGACCACCTTTGTGGGCACTTTTGCCCGCGTAGACGGCGAGAGCATGGAACCCACCCTGACCAGCGGCGATCTGCTGCTGCTGCTGAAATACCCGCGCTGGCTGCATGCTTGGGGCCTGCCCACGCCCTACCCACGCCGGGGCGATCTGCTCATTTTCAAAGCGCCCCCTGACAGCCCCTATTCCTTCGAGACCGTGTGGGGCGTGCAGCACCGCCCCTACAATGTGAAACGGGTGGTGGCCCTGCCGGGCGACAGCGTGGCGATTCGGGACGGGACATTGGTGGTCAATGGCCGCGCCTTGGCCGAAAGCTACGCCAGCGAAGGCTTTATCGGCGATCAGAACGCCCAAACGCTACCCCCCGGCAAACTGTGGGTCATGGGCGACAACCGCCGCATCGGGGCCAGCCTAGACTCCCGCGCTTATGGGCTAGTTGACCTAAAAGATGTGGCAGGGCCAGCCAATTTTAGGCTGTGGCCGAAGCCGGGGCTGGTAGGGCGCTGAGGGGCCGGATTGTGGAGACGGTTCCGGTTGAACCCCCCAGTCTGCTGTGCAGCCAGCCCCCCTCAAGGGGAGCGCAACAGCTTTTAGTCCCCACCTCTAAGGGGGGGCATTGCGAAGCAATGGGGGGGTTGGTTTTCCTGCCCACCCTCGCCTTCCCCACGTTCCCAGCGCGTCAGTGCCCTCACTTCCCCACACAAAAGTTCCGAAACACCGCGTCCACCACGTCTTCCTGTACGTCGCGCCCAGTCAGATCGGAGAGGGCACGCAAGGCTTCCTCCAACTCATATCCGGCCAAGTCGTCGGGCAGATGGACGGCGGCCTGCACATGTTCTAGGGCGCGGCGGGCGGCGTCGGCTTGGCGTTCGGTGGTCAGCCACGCCTCCCCGCGCGCAGCGTCTCCGATCAGGGCGGCGTGTACGGCGTCGCGCAGTTCGGGCAGGCCCGCACCCGTCACGGCACTCACGCGCAACACAACTGGGTCAGTCCATGCAGTGGGCAAGTCGGCTTTGGTTTGCACCCGCAGCACCCGCGCTCCGTGTGGCAAGTCGGCGGGCAAGGCTTCGCGGGGTTCGCTGCCGTCCTCCAAGGCCAGCACCAAGTCGGCGCGTTCGGCTAAAGCATGCGCCTGCCGCACGCCCGCTGCTTCTATTTCGTCGGCGGTGTCGCGTAATCCCGCCGTATCGATGAGGGTCACGGGCACGCCCGCCAGTTCCAACCCCGCTTCCAAGTAGTCGCGGGTGGTTCCGGCAATTGGCGTCACGATAGAGCGCTCGTAGCCTAAGAGGGCGTTCAGCAGGCTGCTTTTGCCCGCGTTGGGCCGTCCGATCAGGGCCAGCCGTGCGCCGCGTGCCGAGATTTGGCCTGCCCTCGCACTCTGCACCAGCGCCGTCAAGTCGGCTTCGGCGGCAGCCAGCGGCGCGGCGCGGTCTTCGTCGGGCACGCCTTCTTCGGGGTAATCCAGCATGGCCTGAATCGCCGCCAGCGTGCGCGTGATGTTGGCGGCAATCCGCGTGACCCGCGCCCCCAACGCCCCTGACAGCCCCAAACTGGCCTGCCTGCGGGCCGCGTCGGTTTGGGCTTCCACCAGCCCCAGCACAGCTTCAGCCTGCGCCAAGTCCAGCCGTCCGGCAAGGTAGGCCCGCAAAGTAAATTCGCCGGGGCGGGCGGGCCGTGCGCCCAATTCCAGCGCCCGCGCCAGCACCCGCGCCAACACCGCCGGGCTGCCGTGCGTCTGAAATTCGGCCACATCCTCGCCGGTATAGCTGCGCCCGCCCCGGAAAATCAGGCACAGGCCTTCATCCAAAATCTCGCCGTCTGCGCCCACCAACTGCCCGAACAGGAAGCGCCCGCCCGCCGTGCGAGAAGGCCGCCGCTTGCCCACAAACGCGCCGTCGGCCACCGCCAGAGCATTCGGCCCACTGACCCGCACGATGCCCACGCCCGCGCTGCCGGGGGCGGTGGCTATGGCGGCGATGGTGTCGGTCAATCCAGAACGGGAAGTCACGCGGGGCAGGCTAGCAGGGTTGGCGCGGCGAGATAGGGCCATTGTTCCCACCCGTTGAATGAATGCTCGCAGTCCACGTGAGTGAGAAAAATGTCACATCAATGGTAATTTGCAAGCATGAAGCGCCCCGCCCTTGTCCCCCTTTCTGTGGTTCTGTTGCTCAGCCCGCCAGCCGCAGCCCAAGCATCTGCCCCCATAAGCACCTCCACTGTGGCTGGTACGCCCGCCTTCATGGCCCCGCCCAGCCGCACCTTTTTGGCCTCCGCCGCGCATCCCACCGTTCAGCGCCGCCTCAGCCGTGTGCCCGCCGGAACGCCTACCACCCCCAGTGCCAGCCGAGTGCGCGAAATCAATGCCGAAACCTTGGCCCTGATTCAGTCTCGCAAGCTGAACCCGGTGCGGGCGGCGCGGGCCTTGGCCCTGATTCTGGTCACGGTCAGCGACGCGCATACCATCGTGGCTGCCTCTGGCCGCGCCCTGAACACCGACGCGGTGGCTGAAGTGGCCGCCCAGCGCGTGCAAAGGTACCTGTTTCCGCAAGATTCGGTGGCGCTGGATCAGGCCCTGAAAGTGCGGCTGGCGTCGCTGCCACACGGGGCCGACGAGTTGGCGGCGGCAGGCGTGATTGCAGACTGTGTGCTGCTGTTCGCTCGGAATGACCACGCGGATCGTCCCGTCACCCCCCGCGCACCCGCCACCGCAGCGGGCAAATGGCAGGCTCTGGCCGGACAAAAGGCGATGGAGCAGAACTGGGGCTGGGTCACTCCGGTTGGAACGAGCGCCGCTACGTTGCCGCAGGTCACGCCGCCGCCCGCGTGGAACGACCCTGCTTTTGCCGATTCCCGCGCCGACTTTGCCGCCCTGCAAACCCGCCTGACCGACGCAGACCGCGCTCTGGCCGTGTACTGGGCCGCCGGAGCAGGCACCGTGACCCCAGCGGGCATGTGGCTGGAGCAGGCCGCCGCCCTGAGCCGCCAGCACGGCCTCAACGGCCCCGAAACCGCCCATGCCTTGGCCCTCACTGCCATCGCCACCCACAACGCCTTTATCGCGTGCTGGAGGGCCAAATTTCAGTATGTCGTGGCCCGTCCCCAAAACTGGATGTCGGGGCCAGAAGGCATTCAGGCGGGCTGGAAACCGGTCATCGTCACGCCGCCGTTTCCTTCGTATCCCAGCGGGCACGCTTCTGTCAGCGGGGCAGCGGCGCGGGTGCTGTCGGCGTTCTTCCCGGCAGAGGCGGCCAAGTTGACCCAAGCTGCACAGGACGCCGCTTACAGCCGGGTGGTGGGCGGGATTCACTGGGCCATAGACGGCGCGGCAGGGCTGGACATGGGCGCACGGGTGGCCGACGCGGTGTTGGCCGGAGAGTAGATTCAGACGGGATCAATGTCGATGTGGTGCTGGCTTGCGGCTGGTCTAAGGGTCTAGGGTCTAAGAATCTAAGAAGGGCAATCGCTTCGCTCATTCCCGACTCTCCTACTGGGCTTCGCAAACCAAACGAGCGGGTTGAGAAGTGGTAATCGTAGTGATTGCCCTTCTTAGATTCTTAGACCCTAGACCCTTAGACCAGCAAACACCCGCATAGAAATACATCAAGGCCGCTGAACAGCCGCCCCTATGTAAGAATTCACACCAAACCCATGCTGACCGTCATGGGCGCGTGATAAGGCTTAATTCACACTCCGGGCAACTCTCGATTCTTAGTGCCCGGAGGTTCACCTATGCGAATCCATCCACCTCTCTCCAGAACCCTGCTCACCAGTCTGCTTATCGCTGTCGTGCCCGCCCTGATCGCGCCTGCACAGGCCCGCACTCTGGCTGAGATCAGGGCCAGCGGCGTGCTGCGCCTTGCCACCAGCGCCGACTTCGAACCCTTCAATTTTATGCAGGGCGGTGCGCCCGCCGGGTTCGAAGTGGATCTGGGCGAGGCGGTGGCCCGCGATATGGGCCTGAAAGTGGTCTGGGTGGTGCGCCCCTTTGACGGCCTGCTGCGCGACGTGAACGACAGAAGTGACCAGATCGACGCGGTACTGGCCTCGCACGCCATCACCAGTACGCGGGCGCAGACGGTGGACTTTTCGCGGCCCACCTACTGCACGGGCGGCGTGATCCTGACCCGCAAGGGCGGCCCTGTGACCAGCAAAGCTCTGGCAGGCAAAAACCTCGGCGCAGAGGCGGGTAGCACCTACTTCGGCTTCTTGCGGAAACTGACTTTTGAAAAGACCATTCAGGTCTACCCCAACAGTACGGCGGTGCTTCAGGCCGTCGCCACTGGGCAGGTAGACGCCATCGCCACCGACAGATTCGCCGCGCTGGACGCCGTGAAGACCTTCAGCAAGGCCAATCTGGTCATCGGGGAAACCCTGTGGAAAGAGCAGGTGGCGATTGTGGTTCGCAAAGGCAATACCGAACTGCGTCAGGCACTCAACGCCTCGCTGAACAAGCTGGACATCAACGGCACGCACACGCAACTGGGCCGCAAATACTTCGGTGTGGATGTGGGCTGCTAGGGCGTTGGTGTTGACGATGCGTGTCAACCCCCCAGTCTGCTTTGCAGCCAGCCCCCCTTAAGGGGAGCGCAACTGCTTTTAGTCCCCACCTCTAAGGGGGGGCGTTGCAGAGCAACGGGGGGGTTCACCTTCCAAGTCAGTTTCCCCAAGATGCAGCCCAGTTAGCCGAACCACAGCGCAAGGGCCAGAGATACAAGTCTCTGGCCCTTCCACACAGTCTTCGCGGCTCACAGCCGACACCCTAGGCGCTCCGTTTCCACTTCCCCTTGCTGCGGTGGCCTGCGCGGTTGCCGACCTGTGCGGTGCGGCTGCGAATCTGTTCGTCGTCGTAGCGCAGCATCACGGCCAAGCGGGCGCGGCTGATGATGTGGTGCGGGTGCTTGGGCACGAAGGCCGTCACGATGTCCAGCACGGCATCGTCTGGCCTGCCCTGTCTACTGCTGCGGCCATACGGATGCTGCACCACCACATGCAGCGGCAGGGCCACGCCGCACGCCTCGAAGTAACCGCACACCAGCCAGCGGCGGTCTTCGGGGTACACGGCCCGCACGCGCCCCGCCAACAGCACCTGCATGATGTCGTGCTCCAAAAACCCTTCCGCGCGGGCGTGTCCGATGGCGTGGGCGCACACGTGGTACTGGCCCTCGTACACGGCTTCACGCAGCTTGGCGTGAGCGCGGGCCAACGAAAAGTCATCGGTGGCGACGCCTGCCAAGTCCACCTCGCGCTGAGGCTTCACGGGCTTGGCATTCATCTGGGCGGGCCGCACCGGAATGGGCGTGGGCGCACGGCGGGCGGCTTTTTCGGCGCGGGCCAGTTGGGCACGCAGGGCCAGAAGGTCTATGCCGCCCTGCACTTCCTGAGAAGCTGAAGACGGAACAGAGCTTCCCACAGGCTTTGCATCCATACGGTCTGGACGCGCACGCTGGGAACGCTGGGGCTGAACGGGCCTGCTGGACTGTTTTGTCACGGCGAAACCTCCCAAAACTGTCTGTTGCCCCGGCTGCCGTCTCGCTTTTTGGGGGAAAAAGGTCTGAATATCGCCCTGACCACCCTCAAAAAAGAAAAGGCCCCTCAAACACGGCTTCGTGTTCGTGGGGGAGGCAGGCGACGTACCCTATTCAGGGCATAAGGAAAGTGTAGCACGCTCCCTGCGGCCATGATGTGATGCGGTTGGCAGACATCGGGCCAGTAGATTCCTAGGCTGAAAGCGTTCGCCACGCTGCCCGAATGTTGTTCTGTTTCCCGCCCCTGCACCTTGTTTGCCCGCCGGAGGAACGCCCATGATTCGCCCCATGCAGATCACCGATACGCCCGATGTGCTTGCGCTGCTGAACTGGATGGACGACGCGCCGCACCGCGAAGTGTTTGCCCCCGACGCCCGCACCGCCGACGAACTGCACCTCGAATGCGAAGACAGTACGTGCTTGGTGGATACCGACGACGAGGGCAACGTGCTGGGCTACTGCGCGGTGTCGCCCTTCCGAGATGGGGTAGTCATAGAAGGCCCGGTGTCGGAGGGCGGGCACACGGCGGCCCTACTGAACCGCGCTGTGGCCCACGCTGAAGGCTTACCCGTGTACGCCTTTTGCGCCCTCGACAACGCCCCTGTGCGGGAAGCCTTAGAGGTGGCGGGCCTGACGCCCATGCATACCACCGACTTTTTTTCTGCGCCGCTGCACCGCCTGACGCCTGCGGCCCGCGCCCCCGATGGGCACACCATTTCGCGCCATTTGCCCCAAGCCGAGTACATGGCCCTGTACCGCGCCAGCGAAGACGGCTGGGCCGGAAGATTGGACTGGACACCAGAGGAATATCATGCCCATTTTCACCGAGACGATGTACGCCTAATTGCCCTGATGAAAGAAGGCCGCCCGGTGGGATTTGCCGAACTGGAACTGAATACGGAAGCCACCCGCGCTGACCTGACCTACCTCGCCGTGCATCCCGCTGAGCGCGGCCAAGGCTACGGGCGCACGCTGCTGGCCCTCGCCGCCGCCGAAGCCGACACCCATCCGGCCCTGCGTACCCTCCGCGCCCGCGCCCACGACCATGCCCGCGCCGCCCGCGCCCTGTACACCCGCGCAGGCCTAACGCCTTGCCGCAGCATCGTCACCTACCTCAAGGACTCGGAAGAAGAAGCCTGAACACAGACTGAAGGGGCACTGGCCGGAGGAGCTTGGTCTGACCGCACAATCTGGCTGCGTGTGGCGGGCTAGGCTCGGCAGCTATGGGAAAGAAGGATCGGCACACCCCGCGCATGGCGTTCGTGACGCTGCGTGACCTCCCCGGCACCCGCGTCATGTTCTGGGTGGTAGACGAATGCCCGTATTGCGGTGAGCGTCACTTGCACCCGGCAGGCAACCTCCGCACTGCCGACCCCAGTGACCGCCTAGGCGAAGTGCCCGCCGTATGCGACCCGACCCGCGTGTACGAACTGGCCCTGCCGCCCCGCCCCAAAAAGAAGGCAGGCAAAACAGAGCGCCGCCGGGAGCGTCAGGGTGGCAAGCGGGATGTGGTGGACGACGATAAGTGGTAGGGCGTGCGGGTCTAAGGGTCTAAGGGTCTAAGGGTCTAAGGGTCTAAGGGTCTAAGGGTCTAAGGGTCTAAGGGTCTAAGGGTCTAAGGGTCTAAGGGTCTAAGGGTCTAAGGGTCTAAGGGTGAACGTGAGACTTTTCTTTTGCTCCTCCACCCTTGCGGGGGAGGCTGGGAGGGGGTGAGTGAGCGTGAGCGATTGCCTTTCTTAGACTCTTAAACCCTCACCCCTTAGACTTCCCCTTCAAGCTGGCCTACTCTCCGTGATCGTGCGCTGGGGCCGCTTCCTCCGGGTGATCATGCTCTGCGGGCGTGCCTGCGGCGTGGTCATGGTCTGAGGTGGCCGACGCCAGCGCGGGCAAAGGCTCCGCACCTCTGGCCTGCAACAATTCGGTCATGGTGCGGATTTCTGCGCCCTGCGTGGCAGCGATCTGGCGGGCCAAGGTCAGCACTTCGGGGCGCACCCGCTCGGTCAGCACGGGTTCCACCATCGCCACCGCGCCCTGATGGTGCCGAATCATCAGCTGTAAAAATTCCCGTTCGGCCTGTACAGGGCTGCCGGAATCTAGCTTGCCCAGTTCTGTAGGCGTCGCCATGCCCATCATCGCGGCGTGTTCCGAACTCATGCCCGCGCCGCCCCACGGCAGGCCCCACAGCGTCAGCCAGCCCCGCATCTGCCCAATCTGCTCTTGCTGAGAGAGCTGAATATCCAGCGCCAGCGAACGCAAGGTGCGGTCTGTGCTGCGGTCACGAATGCGGGTCGCCATGTCTACGGCCTGCGCGTGATGCTGGATCATTTCGCGCACAAAACGGGTCTCGGTGCTGGATTCACCCGGCTTGGCGAGTCGGGGGGCCAGCAGCAAAAACGCGGCCAAGAGCGCGGCTACCACCAGCGCGGAGGCGGCCAGCACAGCGGGAGAAATAGACGGGCGGCGGCGGGTCATTACGTGCAGTATAAAGTTGATTCCGCATTATCAATGAGATGCATCGTTCCCTGTCGTGGCCCGCCCCGCTACACTGCCCCGCGTGACTCTGGGCCAGCAGACAAGACAAACGACAATCCATGAGCGTGTGCGCGGCGTGCTGAGCGGGGCCGTCATTGGCTGCGCGTTGGCCGTCCTCGCTGCGTATCTGGGAGAAATCCGTGCGCCCGTGCCGCTGCTACTGGTCTGCATTCTGGCCTGCGCGGGCTTGGGTGCGTTCCGCCTTTCCCGCCGGGTGCTGAAGGTAGGGGCGGGCCTACTGGCGGCGGTGTTTGCC includes the following:
- a CDS encoding FKBP-type peptidyl-prolyl cis-trans isomerase encodes the protein MTAQELIVDKYEEGAGTPAQPGKMVRVHYTGTLENGQKFDSSRDRGEPIEFPLGVGYVIAGWDQGIAQLRVGDKARLTIPAHLGYGDAGVPGVIPGGATLVFDVELVDVR
- the lepB gene encoding signal peptidase I, encoding MARVTPPSSTRTGAEMSAAGLRAFVRIWVLGALLPVYLLTTFVGTFARVDGESMEPTLTSGDLLLLLKYPRWLHAWGLPTPYPRRGDLLIFKAPPDSPYSFETVWGVQHRPYNVKRVVALPGDSVAIRDGTLVVNGRALAESYASEGFIGDQNAQTLPPGKLWVMGDNRRIGASLDSRAYGLVDLKDVAGPANFRLWPKPGLVGR
- a CDS encoding vanadium-dependent haloperoxidase, whose protein sequence is MAPPSRTFLASAAHPTVQRRLSRVPAGTPTTPSASRVREINAETLALIQSRKLNPVRAARALALILVTVSDAHTIVAASGRALNTDAVAEVAAQRVQRYLFPQDSVALDQALKVRLASLPHGADELAAAGVIADCVLLFARNDHADRPVTPRAPATAAGKWQALAGQKAMEQNWGWVTPVGTSAATLPQVTPPPAWNDPAFADSRADFAALQTRLTDADRALAVYWAAGAGTVTPAGMWLEQAAALSRQHGLNGPETAHALALTAIATHNAFIACWRAKFQYVVARPQNWMSGPEGIQAGWKPVIVTPPFPSYPSGHASVSGAAARVLSAFFPAEAAKLTQAAQDAAYSRVVGGIHWAIDGAAGLDMGARVADAVLAGE
- a CDS encoding DUF4258 domain-containing protein; the protein is MDAKPVGSSVPSSASQEVQGGIDLLALRAQLARAEKAARRAPTPIPVRPAQMNAKPVKPQREVDLAGVATDDFSLARAHAKLREAVYEGQYHVCAHAIGHARAEGFLEHDIMQVLLAGRVRAVYPEDRRWLVCGYFEACGVALPLHVVVQHPYGRSSRQGRPDDAVLDIVTAFVPKHPHHIISRARLAVMLRYDDEQIRSRTAQVGNRAGHRSKGKWKRSA
- a CDS encoding GNAT family N-acetyltransferase; its protein translation is MIRPMQITDTPDVLALLNWMDDAPHREVFAPDARTADELHLECEDSTCLVDTDDEGNVLGYCAVSPFRDGVVIEGPVSEGGHTAALLNRAVAHAEGLPVYAFCALDNAPVREALEVAGLTPMHTTDFFSAPLHRLTPAARAPDGHTISRHLPQAEYMALYRASEDGWAGRLDWTPEEYHAHFHRDDVRLIALMKEGRPVGFAELELNTEATRADLTYLAVHPAERGQGYGRTLLALAAAEADTHPALRTLRARAHDHARAARALYTRAGLTPCRSIVTYLKDSEEEA
- the mnmE gene encoding tRNA uridine-5-carboxymethylaminomethyl(34) synthesis GTPase MnmE; translation: MALSRRANPASLPRVTSRSGLTDTIAAIATAPGSAGVGIVRVSGPNALAVADGAFVGKRRPSRTAGGRFLFGQLVGADGEILDEGLCLIFRGGRSYTGEDVAEFQTHGSPAVLARVLARALELGARPARPGEFTLRAYLAGRLDLAQAEAVLGLVEAQTDAARRQASLGLSGALGARVTRIAANITRTLAAIQAMLDYPEEGVPDEDRAAPLAAAEADLTALVQSARAGQISARGARLALIGRPNAGKSSLLNALLGYERSIVTPIAGTTRDYLEAGLELAGVPVTLIDTAGLRDTADEIEAAGVRQAHALAERADLVLALEDGSEPREALPADLPHGARVLRVQTKADLPTAWTDPVVLRVSAVTGAGLPELRDAVHAALIGDAARGEAWLTTERQADAARRALEHVQAAVHLPDDLAGYELEEALRALSDLTGRDVQEDVVDAVFRNFCVGK
- a CDS encoding ABC transporter substrate-binding protein, with product MRIHPPLSRTLLTSLLIAVVPALIAPAQARTLAEIRASGVLRLATSADFEPFNFMQGGAPAGFEVDLGEAVARDMGLKVVWVVRPFDGLLRDVNDRSDQIDAVLASHAITSTRAQTVDFSRPTYCTGGVILTRKGGPVTSKALAGKNLGAEAGSTYFGFLRKLTFEKTIQVYPNSTAVLQAVATGQVDAIATDRFAALDAVKTFSKANLVIGETLWKEQVAIVVRKGNTELRQALNASLNKLDINGTHTQLGRKYFGVDVGC
- a CDS encoding DUF305 domain-containing protein, which encodes MTRRRPSISPAVLAASALVVAALLAAFLLLAPRLAKPGESSTETRFVREMIQHHAQAVDMATRIRDRSTDRTLRSLALDIQLSQQEQIGQMRGWLTLWGLPWGGAGMSSEHAAMMGMATPTELGKLDSGSPVQAEREFLQLMIRHHQGAVAMVEPVLTERVRPEVLTLARQIAATQGAEIRTMTELLQARGAEPLPALASATSDHDHAAGTPAEHDHPEEAAPAHDHGE